TTCTGCGGGTTGATCGGCGAGCCGCTGGTCTCAACCGCCTCGACCAGGTCCTTTGCCAGCTCGGTCCGAATCAGGCCCGGCGCGATGCAGGTCACCCGAATTTTATCGGCCGCCCACTCCTTGCCCAGGAGTTGGGCCATATTGATCAGGGCCGCTTTGGACAGGGCATAGGTGCCGATGCCCATGGACGGTCGGACACCCTCATTTGAGGTAATGTTAATCACCACGCCCCCGCCGCGCTGACGCATGGATTTCCGACACAGGCGGGCCAAGTGCAGCGGCGCCCACACATTGGTCCGCATCACCCTGAGGAAATCCTTTTCGTTTTCCTCGGCCAGGGTCACCAGTGAAGCGCCGGCGGCGTTATTGACCAGGATATCGACGCCGCCGAACTCCTCGACCGCGGCCTGATACAGCTTGTCACAGTCCGCGCTGACCGACATGTCTGCCTGTACGGTCAGGACGCGGCGACCCGTCGCCACAACATCCTGTTTG
This region of Desulfurellaceae bacterium genomic DNA includes:
- a CDS encoding SDR family oxidoreductase, encoding MGIVDFSLDGKVAIVTGGSKGIGRAIALTFAEHGADLVLAARGLEALEQAKQDVVATGRRVLTVQADMSVSADCDKLYQAAVEEFGGVDILVNNAAGASLVTLAEENEKDFLRVMRTNVWAPLHLARLCRKSMRQRGGGVVINITSNEGVRPSMGIGTYALSKAALINMAQLLGKEWAADKIRVTCIAPGLIRTELAKDLVEAVETSGSPINPQKRVGEPNEIAGLALFLASPAGTFATSMTYVVDGGEVSAGPGDVVVMTAEEAVQSEARRSDEPEA